The Pseudomonas nunensis genome includes the window ATACCACTTAAGATACCGTTGGTCGCGTTTGGTATATATGTCTATACAGTCAGGAAATAGGGTGCATGGACGTTGGTTCCATAATGGAAAAAGTTTAGGTTTTTGTCACATGAAGATAGTGAAGGTGCCTGGATTTTATTTTTAAAGTCAGGCATTACCTGAGCCCGAGACAGAAAGTCGGTGCTCGACTGGAATACTTATTTGTAATGAGTTGTCGTTGACAGATATGAAATATGTAATTGCGACATGTGCATTCAAATGACAGAGCTGGGTGTGGGCAATAACAAAACCAGCCAACGAATAGTTGTCCGGTAAATTTAAGCTTGCCGTTCCGAGAACGTCACGAGGGTGAGCGGTTTGGCATGCACGGGAGGCTGAAAACGGCTTTGCCCGACCTGAAAGGCAAACGCTTCGATCAACGATGTCTGCTCGCTGTCATCCAGGCTCAACTGGCCGGTTTTTTGGTCGATGAGTTCGAGTTGCCAGGCCAGCAGCGTCAGGCAATCTTTCAGCGCTTCCAAGGCCAAGTCGTTCAGCACTCTCTGATGCTGGGCATGGTTCAACAAACCATGAATGTGCAGCGAAAACTCCGACACCGCTTCCAGTCCCAAGGCATCGGCCTTGTTCGCCAGCTTGAGCAGGGTGCTGAGCATGCAGTCGATCGCGTCCGTATCATGGCTGATCAGTTGCAGATGACTGAGGCATTCCTCGGTTTTGGCCAGGAATGTTTCAGCCTCGACGAGAAACTCGGGAAGCCCTTGAGTCCCCTCTTTATGGTCGTTCGGCATGCTTATCTCCACAACGTCATGTCAGATGGGGGAATGTCGTGTGTGTCGATAATCACGAGTTTTTGCGCGAGCGCACCCCGGCGAGCTGTTGTGCACGCTGGATAACTCGAGAGGGTGGAGGGCCACTGACCTGCGATCGCACACAAAAGCCTGACTCCGTTCATGCAATGAGAATGGCGTCACATTAATGGCTATTGGATATTGCGAATATCAGGTTGGGCCTGATTGTTACTAGGGGAATCCCTTACGCAGGGGAACCTATCGTGCAAACCGAGGTCGCGCGGCAGGGAAAGAAACGTGATGAAAATCACGAGGCCAGTAAAGCATGATGTTAATGTGACATCAATGGCTGAAGATGGCATTTCGTCGCGGGGTCAAGGTCCTGCAATAACAGCCGATAACCCTCTTTAGTGAATTCATCAGAACAAGCCCAGGAGTCATTGATGGCCGGCATTCTCGACACGGTAGACCAACGCACGCAACTGGTGGGTGAGAATCGCCTGGAAATTCTCATGTTCCGCTTGGCCGGGCGACAATTGTTCGCGATCAACGTGTTTAAAGTTCAAGAAGTCCTGCAACTGCCGAAACTGACCCTGATGCCCCAGCGTCATCCGTTTGTGTGCGGCGTGGTCAACCTGCGCGGCCAGACGCTGCCGGTGATCGACCTGTCCCAGGCGATCGGCATGCGTCCTTTGGTGCCAAGTCCGACCAGCACCATTATCGTTACCGAGTACAACCGCTCGGTGCAGGCGTTCCTGGTCGGCGGTGTGGACCGTATCGTCAACATGAACTGGGAAGCCATTCTGCCGCCGCCGACCAGCGCCGGTCGCCAGCATTACCTGACGGCCATCAGCAAGGTCGATGACCAGTTGGTGGAAATCATCGACGTGGAAAAAGTCCTCGCCGAAATCGTCCCGTACAACGCCAAGGTGTCCAAGGACAAACTCGATGACCCGGTGCTCGAACGCGCCCGTGGTCGTGAAGTGCTGCTGGTGGACGACTCCAATGTGGCGCTCTCGCAATTGCGCGACACCCTCGGCCAGTTGGGCGTGAAGATGCACATTGCCAGCGACGGTCTGAAAGCCCTGAACATGCTAAAGGCCTGGGCCGATACCGGTGTGGTCATGACCGACAAACTGCTGATGATCTTCACCGACGCGGAAATGCCGGAAATGGACGGCTATCGCCTGACCACTGAAATCCGTAACGACCCGCGCCTGCGCGGCCTCTACGTGGTCTTGCACACCTCGCTGTCCGGCAGTTTCAACGACTCGATGGTGAAGAAGGTCGGCTGCGACAACTTCCTCTCCAAGTTCCAGCCGGACAAGCTTGTGGATGTAGTGCGCCAGCGCCTGATGCTGGACGAAGTACCGGCCTGATCACGATCTAATCCCTGTGGGAGCGGGCTTGCTCGCGAAAGCGGTGTCACATTCAGCATTGATGTCAGCTGACACACCGCCTTCGCGAGCAAGCCCGCTCCCACAGGTTTTTTTTGCCTTTGATTCAGCGATCAAGCTCGTATAGGGTGGCTTTTTTTGCCCACCAGGGAGCAGGCAATGCTGCGTCTGAGCGCGCTTTATCGTTATCCGTTGAAATCCGCCAAGGGCGAGACCCTGCAACAGGTTAGCCTCGACAAACTGGGCCTGGACGGTGATCGACGCTGGATGCTGGTAGATGAAGCCAGCGGGCGTTTCCTGACCCAACGCGCGGTGGCGCAGATGAGCCAGTTGTCGGCGCTGTGGAATGCCGATGGCGGCTTGACCCTCCGTGCGCCTGGCCATTCACCCATCGATATCGCCTTGCCCGGCAACGAGGCAGAACTGCGCGGCGTGACCATTTGGCGCGACACTTTGCGTGTGCCGGATGCCGGCGACGCGGCGGCTGCCTGGGTCAGTCAGTTCATCGGCAAGCCGACGCGGCTGGTGCAAGTGCCGCTGGATCGCGCGCGCAGCACCCAGGCCGGTTACGGCAAGGACGATGATCAGGTGGCGTTCGCCGATGGTTTCCCGCTGTTACTAATCGGGCAGGCATCGCTGGAAGACCTGTCGAGCAAAGTCGGGCGACCGCTGGAAATGCTGCGCTTCCGGCCCAATCTGGTGATCGAAGGCAGCGGAGCCTATGCCGAAGATGGCTGGAAGCGCATCCGCATCGGCGATGTCGAGTTCCGGGTGGTCAAGTCGTGCGCGCGGTGCATCCTGACCACCATCGATCCGCAGACCGGAGTCCGCAGCGATGATCGCGAGCCGCTGGCCACGCTGCAAAAGTATCGGGCCGAAGAGGATGGCGCGATGTTCGGCCAGAACCTGGTCAACGACAGCAACGGTCGGCTTGAAGTCGGCATGCCGGTGACGATCCTCGAATAACCCGCACCATGAACGAAAAATGCCCGTGTCCTTGGACACGGGCATTTTTTTTGTCACTGTGAAAACCCAGGGTTTTAGCCGCGGTATTCGCACAGGTAAGCGGTGTCGACGGCCACTTTCAGCTGGAACTTGCTGTTGGCAGGAACGTTGAACTGGCTGCCGGCGGCGAAGGTTTCCCAGTCGCTGCTGTCCGGCAACTTGACGGTCAGGGCGCCGGTCACCACGTGCATGATTTCACGCTGGCTGGTGCCGAATTCGTATTCGCCCGGGGCCATGACGCCGATGGTCGCCGGACCTTCAGCAGTGCCAAAGGCGATCGACTTGACGGTGCCGTCGAAGTACTCGTTGACTTTAAACATGGGCGATTCCTCGAAAAAGGGCTTAAAAGGGCCGGCCAGTATGCACAACGCCCCTTGCGCCGTCACCTTCCTAGATGGGCAGCACCAGCGGTAACAACCGCGCGGTATTGCGTGCGTCCTCCAGCGCCCTGTGTTGCTGGCCGTTGAACTGCATGCCCGCGAGTTGCAGCGCACCGTTGAGCCCCAGCGGCCGTTCCAGTCGCCGCGCCTTGGCGAAACGCTGCTTGAGGTTCATGTGCGGCACCTGGCTCAAGAAACTGTCGAGTTGCAGGCGCTGCCATTCCTGAAGCAATTGTTTGCGGTCGTAGTCCCCCCAACTGGCCCAACCGTCCAGGCGCGAATGATGTTGGCCGAGCCAGCGTTCGAACGCCGGCCAGACCTCGGTCAGCGGCTGCGCGGTATCGATATTGGCCTGGGTGATGTGGGTCAACTCGCGGCAAAACGGCGTCAGCAACGGCCGGCGCGTCGGACGTACGAAGCGCTGGAATTGATCCAGTTCCCGACCTTTTCGGTCCACCAGGGTGGCACCGATTTCGATGATTTCCATCTCTGTGACTGGCCAGCCACCCTCATCGGTGGTGGCTTCCAGATCAATGACCAACCAGTGAGGCATCGCAGGGTTCCTGGTATCCGCGTCCTGATAGGGCTTGAGCGTAGCCAAACCCGGCGGATCCGCCTAGCGCCTTATTCGACCTCCAACAAAATCTGACGATTTTTGACCTGATCGCCGACCCTGACCTGTAAGCGCTTGAGCACGCCGTCGATGCCGGATTTCAGCGGATGCTCCATTTTCATGGCCTCCAGCACTACCAATAGCTGCCCCTTGCTGACGGTGCTGCCCTCGCTGACCAGCACGTCGACGATCGCCCCGTCCATCGGCGCCTTGAGCGTGCCGGAGCTGACGCTGGCCTGGCTGGTCACTGCAATTTGTGTGCGATCCACCAGCCTCAGGCTGCCGGGGCGGGTGAATAGCCAGAGTTGCTCGGCGTCGAGACGGTAGGCGTGACGCTGGCGGATGCCGTCGATTTCCAGAATGGCGTGCTGCCCGTCGCAGTGGATGATCTTCAGTTCGAGCGTCTGGTCGCCGACCTGTAGCCGGTATGGCTCGCCGGGCACCGCATTCAGTTCAACGCTCCAGTTCTGGTCTTCCACGCCGATCCGATAGTGCAGCGGCACACTGGCATTGTTGCGCCAGCCGGCCAAAGGCATGGTGTGTTGCTGGGCTGAAGCCTGATAGAGCAGCGCCGTCGCGATGGCCAGTTCTTCGGCGCTCGGGACGTGCGCATGCAGGCAAGGATGCTCGGCAAAGTGCGAAGGGATAAACCCGGTGCTGAACTCGCCGCTGATAAATTGTGGGTGTTCGAGCAGACTGGCGAGCAGGCGCTGATTGCTTTGCACGCCCAGCAGCACGCTGTCCTGCACCGCCCGCACAAGCTTGCGCCGGGCTTCTTCGCGGGTGGCGCCGTGGGCGATGAGTTTGCCGAGCAGCGGGTCGTAGAAAGGACTGACGTGCTGACCTTCGATCAGCCCATGGTCGATACGTACGCCGCTTTGCAACGCCGGCTCCCAGGCGCCGATACGCCCGGTTTGCGGCAGGAAACCCTGGGCCGGGTCTTCGGCGTACAGGCGCACTTCGATGGCATGCCCGTTGAGTTGCAGCTGATCCTGTCGCAATGGCAGCGGCAGGCCTTCGGCGACGTGCAGTTGCCAAGCCACCAGATCCAGCCCGGTGATCAGTTCGGTCACCGGGTGTTCCACTTGCAGTCGGGTGTTCATCTCCAAAAAGTAAAACTGCCCGCGCGCATCGAGCAGGAATTCCACCGTGCCGGCGCCGACATAGTTCACCGCGCGCCCGGCCTTGAGCGCTGCTTCGCCCATGGCCTGGCGCAGTTCAGCTGTCATCACCGGGCAGGGCGCTTCCTCGATGATTTTCTGGTGCCGGCGCTGGATCGAGCAGTCGCGCTCGCCGAGGTAGATCAAGTTGCCGTGCTGGTCGCCGAATACTTGCACCTCGACGTGGCGCGGATCGATCAGCGCCTTTTCGAGGATCAGTTCATCGCTGCCAAACCCGTGCAGGGCTTCGGAACGTGCAGTGCGCAATTGTTCCAGCAAATCACTGGCGTCGTACACCAGGCGCATGCCACGCCCGCCACCGCCGGCACTGGCCTTGATCATCAGCGGGTAGCCGATGCGCTCGGCTTCGCTGCTCAGGGTCGCGTCGTCCTGTGCAGCACCTTGATAGCCGCTGATGCAGGGCACGCCGGCCTGGATCATGGCGAGTTTCGACAGGCGCTTGCTGCCCATCAGCTCAATGGCTTCGGGGCTGGGACCGATGAAGGTGATGCCGGCCTGTTGGCAGGCGAGGGCGAATTCGGCGTTTTCCGAGAGGAAACCGTAGCCGGGGTGGATCGCATCGGCGCCAGTGCAGCGTGCGGCTTCGATGATCGCCGGGATGTTCAGGTACGACTGCTGCACCGGGGCCGGGCCGATGTTCACGGCTTCGTCGGCGATCTGCACGTGCAGGGCATCGGCGTCGGCGTCGCTGAACACCGCGACGGTGCGGTAGCCCAGGGTCTGGGCGGTGCGCTGGATGCGGCAGGCGATTTCACCGCGGTTGGCGATCAGGATTTTGCGGAGTCCGGGCATCGGTCGTCTCTCAAGTTATGCGGTGAAAGTGATGGCCTCTTCGCGAGCAAGCTCGCTCCCACATTTGGAATGCATTCCCCTGTGGGAGCGAGCTTGCTCGCGATGCTTTTTAGGAGGCCCACCCCGGTTTTCGCTTTTGCACAAAGGCCATGGTCCCCTCGACCCCCTCAGCCCCAGTCACCGCTTCGCTGAACCACTCGGCCGCTTGATCCAATAATTCATCGGACGGCTGCCCGGCACTCGCCAACAGCAATTTTTTGGTCGACGCATTCGCCCCCGGTGCGCAGCACAACACATGCGCCAATACTTCTTCGAGGCGTTCGGCCAGGGCTTGCGCGTCGTGTTCGACAAAATGCACCAGGCCCATGCGCCGCGCCTGGGTGCCATCGAAGCGTGCCGCCGTCAGGGCCAGTCTTCGCGCCTGGGTCAGGCCGATGCGCTGGACCACGAATGGTGCAATCTGCGCCGGCAACAGACCGAGGCTGGTTTCCGGCAAACCGAATTGCGCCTGATGATCGGCCAGCGCGACATCGCTGACACAGGCCAGGCCAAACCCACCGCCCAGCACCGCGCCTTGCAGCACTGTGATCACCACTTGCGGGGCGTGTTGTACCTCTTGCAGCAAGGCACCGAACGCCCGGTTCAAGTCGCGATAGGCTTCCGGACCTTGAGCGCGGGCATTGGCCATGTCCTTGATGTCGCCACCGGCGCAGAAATGCCCACCGGCACCGCTGATCACCAAGGCCCGCACAGCCCGGTCGTCATGCACTGCCGCCAGCACCGCGCGCAGTTCGGCGACCATCTGCAAGCTCATGGCGTTGCGGCTTTGCGGGCGGTTGAGGGTGATGTGCAGTACGCCGTTGTGCCGTTCGAGCAACAGCGTCTGGCAATCCGGCAGGCTGGTCATTTCTTTTTCCCCGGCAGGATGCCCATGAGTTTGCAGATGATCCCCAGCATGATTTCGTCGGCGCCGCCGCCAATCGACACCAGCCGCACATCGCGATACGCGCGGGCCACCGGGTTGTCCCACATGAAGCCCATGCCGCCCCAATATTGCAGGCAACTGTCGCTGACTTCCCGGCCGAGTCGCCCGGCTTTGAGTTTGGCCATCGACGCCAGGCGCGTGACGTCCTGGCCTTTGATGTACTGCTCGGTGGCCTGATAGACCAGCGCCCGCAGGCATTCGATTTCGGTTTGCAGTTCCGCCAGGCGAAAGTGAATTACCTGGTTGTCGATCAGCGCATTGCCGAACGTCTTGCGCTCCTTGCAGTACTCGATGGTGCTGTCGATGCAGTATTCCAGGCCCTTGATCATGTTCGCCGCACCGAACAGACGCTCCTCCTGGAACTGCAACATCTGCATCATGAACCCCGCGCCTTCGTGGCCGATGCGGTTGCGCTGCGGGACCCGCACGTTATCGAAAAACACCTGGGCGGTTTCCGAGCTGCGCATGCCGAGTTTGTCCAGGTGCGAACTCAGGCTGATGCCGGGCGTGTTCATCGGCACCATGATCAGCGACTTGTTGACGTGGGGTTTGTCGTCCGAGGTGTTGGCCAGCAGGCAGATGAAATCGGCGCTCGGCGAGTTGGTGATCCACATCTTGCTGCCGCTGATCACGTAGTCGTCGCCGTCCTTGCGCGCGGTGGTTTTCAGCCCGGCGACATCGGAACCCGCGCCGACTTCCGACACGCCGATGCAGCCGACCTGCTCGCCAGTGATCGCGGGTCTCAGAAACTCTTCACGCAATTCATCGGAGCCGAAGCGGGCGAGGGCCGGGGTGCACATGTCGGTTTGCACGCCGATGGACATCGGAATGCCGCCGCAATGGATGGTGCCGAACTCTTCGGCGGCGACGATCGAATAGCTGTAGTCGAGGCCCATGCCGCCGAATTTTTCCGGTTTGGAAATCCCCAGCAATCCGAGGTCGCCAGCCTTGCGAAAAAGTTCATGGATCGGAAAGCGCCCGGCCTTTTCCCACTCCTCGACGTGCGGGTTGATCTCGTGATCGACGAACTGGCGGACGGTGCGCCGCAGTGCTTCGTGTTCCTGGGTGAAGATCATTTTTATTGTTCTCCTGAGCGCCGCTAGAAGCGGGCGACACCAAAACTATTGGCTTGCAGCGGCCGAACCTCGGCCTCATGGCAGATATCCAGCAAGTACCCGAGCAACGTCCGGGTGTCTCGCGGATCGATCAACCCGTCGTCCCACAAACTGGCGCTGCCATAAAGTGCGGTGGACTGGCTGTCGAGTTTCTGCGCGGTGACCTGCTCCAGCATGTCGAGCATTTTCGGGTCCGGCACCAAACCGTCCTTGAGCTGTTTGGCCTCGGTGACGATGCGCAACACCTTGCCGGCCTGGGCACCACCCATCACCGCCGTCCGGCTGTTGGGCCAGGCGAAGATGAAGCGCGGGTCGAGGCCACGACCGCACATCGCGTAATTGCCAGCGCCATAGGAACCGCCGACGACGATGGTCAGTTTCGGCACTCGGGCATTCGCCACTGCCTGGATCATCTTCGCGCCGTGCTTGATCACGCCTTGCTGTTCCGACTCGGTACCGACCATGAACCCGGTGGTGTTGTGGAAAAACAGCAGCGGGGTCTGGCTCTGGTCGCACAACTGAATGAACTGCGCAGCCTTGCTCGCGCCCTTGGGCGTGATCGGGCCGTTGTTGCCGATGAAGCCGCAGGCGCGACCCTGGATTTTCAGGTGACCGCAGATGGTCTGCTGATCAAACTCGCCCTTGAATTCGAGGAAGTTCGACGCGTCGGCAATCCGCGCAATGATTTCGCGCACGTCGTATGGCTTTTTCGGATCGTCCGGGATCAGGCCGAGCAATTCGTCGATGGGGTAGAGCGGCTCCTTCCACTGCGGCTCGGGCAGCCATGGCAACTGCTCGTTCCAGGACAACAGGCTGACAATTTCGCGCGCCAGACGCACGCCGTCGGCATCGTTCTCGGCCAGGTATTCGGCGGTGCCGGCGGTTTGTGCGTGCATCTCCGCGCCGCCCAGTTCTTCATCGGTGGCGACTTCGCCAGTGGCAGCTTTCAGCAGCGGTGGGCCGGCGAGAAACAGTTTGGCCTTGCCGCGCACCACCACCACGTAATCCGACAAGCCCGGTTGATACGCGCCACCGGCGGTGGCCGAGCCATGGACCACAGTGATCTGTGGCAAACCCATGGCCGACATCCGCGCCTGATTGGCAAAGCTGCGCGCGCCTTCGATGAAAATCTCGGCGGCGTAATTGAGGTTGGCGCCGCCGCTCTCGGCCAGGGTGATCACCGGCAGTTTGTTTTCCATGGCGATCTGTTGCAGGCGCAGGGATTTTTTCAACCCACTGGGGGAAATGGTTCCGCCCTTGATCGCGCTGTTGTTCGCCACCACCAGCACGCGCACGCCGGACACGTAACCGATCCCGGCAATCAAGCCGCCGCCGGCGGAACTGCCGTCCTTGTCGTCGTGCAATTTATAGCCGGCCAGGCTCGCCAGTTCGAGGAACGGCGCGCCGGGGTCGAGCAGCAGGTTGAGGCGTTCACGGGGCAGCAGTTGGCCACGCTTGTCGAATTTGGTCTTGGCTTCGGCGGCCTTGTTCAGCAGGTTCTGTTCGAGCTGACGCACGTGCTCGATACCTACCAGCATCGCCGCGCGGTTTTGCGCGAACTGTTCACTGAAAGGGTCGATCTGGGACTCGATCACCGGCATGGCTTATTCCTTGTCCTTGAGCACTTCGGGCCGCAGTACATCGGGTAAATAGGCGCGGTGGAAACCGTTGTACGACTCGCTGTTCTGCGCCTTGTGAATTGGCCACGCCCGACCGCCCAGGCTCGCCGCACCGTCGATGCGCAACGTGCTGCCACTGACGAACGCTGCCGCCGGACTGAGCAGGAACACAATCGCCGCACTGACTTCCGATTCGGTGCCAATCCGTTTGAGCGGCACATGCTCGCGCAGGGTCGGGATCACCGCTTTGAACGCACCTTCGTAGGTGTCCATGCCGCTGGAGGCAATCCAGCCCGGCGCCACGGCGTTGACCCGCACCCCGGCGTAACCCCATTCGAACGCCGCAGTCTTGGTCAGGTTGTCCATGCCCGAGCGCGACGCCCCCGAATGGCCCATGCCGGGCATGCCGCCCCACATGTCGGCGAGCATGTTGACGATGGCCCCGCCGTGTTTGCTCATGGATTGGTTGAACACTTCCCGGGCCATCAGGAAACCGCCCACCAGGTTGGTGCGCATTACGGTTTCGAAACCCTTCTGATTGATCGAGGCCAGTGGCGACGGGAATTGTCCGCCGGCATTGTTGACCAGGCCGTGGATCGGACCGAACAGGCGGATCAACTCGCTGACCAGATGCTTGACCGCTTCTTCCTCGCGAATATCGCAGGTTTTCCAGTCAGCCTTGCCGCCGTCCTCGGCAATCTCGGTGGCGACGTTTCTCAATTTGTCGGCATTGCGCCCCACCAGCAGCACATGGGCGCCGAGGGCCGCCAGTTCGTGGGCGGTACAACGGCCGATGCCGCTGCCGCCGCCAGTGACAATAATGGTTTGGCCAGCGAACAGATCGGGTTTGAAAATCGAGTCGTAAGCCATGGCAGCGGTCCTCTAGTTGACCTGGTCGGCGATGCGCTGGGGCACCGGAATCTGCATCTCCAGCAGTTGTTGGGCGAAGGCC containing:
- a CDS encoding chemotaxis protein CheV, with protein sequence MAGILDTVDQRTQLVGENRLEILMFRLAGRQLFAINVFKVQEVLQLPKLTLMPQRHPFVCGVVNLRGQTLPVIDLSQAIGMRPLVPSPTSTIIVTEYNRSVQAFLVGGVDRIVNMNWEAILPPPTSAGRQHYLTAISKVDDQLVEIIDVEKVLAEIVPYNAKVSKDKLDDPVLERARGREVLLVDDSNVALSQLRDTLGQLGVKMHIASDGLKALNMLKAWADTGVVMTDKLLMIFTDAEMPEMDGYRLTTEIRNDPRLRGLYVVLHTSLSGSFNDSMVKKVGCDNFLSKFQPDKLVDVVRQRLMLDEVPA
- a CDS encoding MOSC domain-containing protein, translated to MLRLSALYRYPLKSAKGETLQQVSLDKLGLDGDRRWMLVDEASGRFLTQRAVAQMSQLSALWNADGGLTLRAPGHSPIDIALPGNEAELRGVTIWRDTLRVPDAGDAAAAWVSQFIGKPTRLVQVPLDRARSTQAGYGKDDDQVAFADGFPLLLIGQASLEDLSSKVGRPLEMLRFRPNLVIEGSGAYAEDGWKRIRIGDVEFRVVKSCARCILTTIDPQTGVRSDDREPLATLQKYRAEEDGAMFGQNLVNDSNGRLEVGMPVTILE
- a CDS encoding pyrimidine/purine nucleoside phosphorylase, encoding MFKVNEYFDGTVKSIAFGTAEGPATIGVMAPGEYEFGTSQREIMHVVTGALTVKLPDSSDWETFAAGSQFNVPANSKFQLKVAVDTAYLCEYRG
- a CDS encoding exonuclease domain-containing protein produces the protein MPHWLVIDLEATTDEGGWPVTEMEIIEIGATLVDRKGRELDQFQRFVRPTRRPLLTPFCRELTHITQANIDTAQPLTEVWPAFERWLGQHHSRLDGWASWGDYDRKQLLQEWQRLQLDSFLSQVPHMNLKQRFAKARRLERPLGLNGALQLAGMQFNGQQHRALEDARNTARLLPLVLPI
- a CDS encoding acetyl-CoA carboxylase biotin carboxylase subunit, translating into MPGLRKILIANRGEIACRIQRTAQTLGYRTVAVFSDADADALHVQIADEAVNIGPAPVQQSYLNIPAIIEAARCTGADAIHPGYGFLSENAEFALACQQAGITFIGPSPEAIELMGSKRLSKLAMIQAGVPCISGYQGAAQDDATLSSEAERIGYPLMIKASAGGGGRGMRLVYDASDLLEQLRTARSEALHGFGSDELILEKALIDPRHVEVQVFGDQHGNLIYLGERDCSIQRRHQKIIEEAPCPVMTAELRQAMGEAALKAGRAVNYVGAGTVEFLLDARGQFYFLEMNTRLQVEHPVTELITGLDLVAWQLHVAEGLPLPLRQDQLQLNGHAIEVRLYAEDPAQGFLPQTGRIGAWEPALQSGVRIDHGLIEGQHVSPFYDPLLGKLIAHGATREEARRKLVRAVQDSVLLGVQSNQRLLASLLEHPQFISGEFSTGFIPSHFAEHPCLHAHVPSAEELAIATALLYQASAQQHTMPLAGWRNNASVPLHYRIGVEDQNWSVELNAVPGEPYRLQVGDQTLELKIIHCDGQHAILEIDGIRQRHAYRLDAEQLWLFTRPGSLRLVDRTQIAVTSQASVSSGTLKAPMDGAIVDVLVSEGSTVSKGQLLVVLEAMKMEHPLKSGIDGVLKRLQVRVGDQVKNRQILLEVE
- a CDS encoding enoyl-CoA hydratase/isomerase family protein; protein product: MTSLPDCQTLLLERHNGVLHITLNRPQSRNAMSLQMVAELRAVLAAVHDDRAVRALVISGAGGHFCAGGDIKDMANARAQGPEAYRDLNRAFGALLQEVQHAPQVVITVLQGAVLGGGFGLACVSDVALADHQAQFGLPETSLGLLPAQIAPFVVQRIGLTQARRLALTAARFDGTQARRMGLVHFVEHDAQALAERLEEVLAHVLCCAPGANASTKKLLLASAGQPSDELLDQAAEWFSEAVTGAEGVEGTMAFVQKRKPGWAS
- the atuD gene encoding citronellyl-CoA dehydrogenase — its product is MIFTQEHEALRRTVRQFVDHEINPHVEEWEKAGRFPIHELFRKAGDLGLLGISKPEKFGGMGLDYSYSIVAAEEFGTIHCGGIPMSIGVQTDMCTPALARFGSDELREEFLRPAITGEQVGCIGVSEVGAGSDVAGLKTTARKDGDDYVISGSKMWITNSPSADFICLLANTSDDKPHVNKSLIMVPMNTPGISLSSHLDKLGMRSSETAQVFFDNVRVPQRNRIGHEGAGFMMQMLQFQEERLFGAANMIKGLEYCIDSTIEYCKERKTFGNALIDNQVIHFRLAELQTEIECLRALVYQATEQYIKGQDVTRLASMAKLKAGRLGREVSDSCLQYWGGMGFMWDNPVARAYRDVRLVSIGGGADEIMLGIICKLMGILPGKKK
- the atuC gene encoding geranyl-CoA carboxylase subunit beta; protein product: MPVIESQIDPFSEQFAQNRAAMLVGIEHVRQLEQNLLNKAAEAKTKFDKRGQLLPRERLNLLLDPGAPFLELASLAGYKLHDDKDGSSAGGGLIAGIGYVSGVRVLVVANNSAIKGGTISPSGLKKSLRLQQIAMENKLPVITLAESGGANLNYAAEIFIEGARSFANQARMSAMGLPQITVVHGSATAGGAYQPGLSDYVVVVRGKAKLFLAGPPLLKAATGEVATDEELGGAEMHAQTAGTAEYLAENDADGVRLAREIVSLLSWNEQLPWLPEPQWKEPLYPIDELLGLIPDDPKKPYDVREIIARIADASNFLEFKGEFDQQTICGHLKIQGRACGFIGNNGPITPKGASKAAQFIQLCDQSQTPLLFFHNTTGFMVGTESEQQGVIKHGAKMIQAVANARVPKLTIVVGGSYGAGNYAMCGRGLDPRFIFAWPNSRTAVMGGAQAGKVLRIVTEAKQLKDGLVPDPKMLDMLEQVTAQKLDSQSTALYGSASLWDDGLIDPRDTRTLLGYLLDICHEAEVRPLQANSFGVARF
- a CDS encoding SDR family oxidoreductase; translated protein: MAYDSIFKPDLFAGQTIIVTGGGSGIGRCTAHELAALGAHVLLVGRNADKLRNVATEIAEDGGKADWKTCDIREEEAVKHLVSELIRLFGPIHGLVNNAGGQFPSPLASINQKGFETVMRTNLVGGFLMAREVFNQSMSKHGGAIVNMLADMWGGMPGMGHSGASRSGMDNLTKTAAFEWGYAGVRVNAVAPGWIASSGMDTYEGAFKAVIPTLREHVPLKRIGTESEVSAAIVFLLSPAAAFVSGSTLRIDGAASLGGRAWPIHKAQNSESYNGFHRAYLPDVLRPEVLKDKE